From a region of the Haloferax volcanii DS2 genome:
- a CDS encoding histidine kinase N-terminal 7TM domain-containing protein, protein MYLGVIPSVVNCCLLWKERDKPGVIWFILSMATGGLWALLFATFTLIPDPGLTLAVANFFWVSIPTAAVTFFLLAYEFVFKQTVPSTVVAALFSPLAVLFVLSWSNPYELVFTTAYYVTADGVLHFPMFDGPLKVLVTQVYGYLLVFLAAGMFVGELLRTNGTQRRQTVYLLVVFSMLVGSTMVKVAGVVPIYFDPTSVLYSFSGLFFAYSIREHGLLKFVPVAREQTFDEITDPIFVIGSSGHIVDANRAGSQLSDQSVIGTKIEQLISESAVSSDEQDTGVIKLELDGGTRIFSIEASEIVYGRGVTGKIVVLSDITALKEREEELDLLKQVLSRIFRHNIRNDLNVIAGFAAIIRDSTNGETARSADRIHTRSMKVVDQAAKARKIETVLSYAETDQRPLEEYLSKVKQNMPAELLSCVSFAVDDVVLDAHPRFDLALTELIENAISHHSGEEPIAVRVTTDVSPTDVTIIVEDNGPGLPPSEFAVLEAGEETDLEHGSGIGLWLVYWIVSRSNGTLSVQVSDSGTEVRITLNRPDSTSDV, encoded by the coding sequence ATGTATCTTGGGGTGATTCCATCTGTCGTGAACTGCTGTCTTCTCTGGAAGGAACGTGACAAACCAGGAGTCATCTGGTTTATCTTATCGATGGCCACGGGGGGCCTCTGGGCACTATTGTTCGCGACGTTCACACTCATCCCGGACCCGGGTCTCACGTTAGCGGTCGCAAATTTCTTCTGGGTGTCGATTCCGACTGCCGCAGTGACGTTCTTCTTACTCGCGTACGAGTTCGTTTTCAAACAAACGGTCCCGTCAACCGTCGTTGCTGCGTTGTTCAGCCCACTCGCAGTGCTATTCGTTCTCTCCTGGAGTAACCCGTACGAGTTGGTCTTTACAACTGCATACTACGTGACCGCCGATGGGGTGTTACATTTTCCAATGTTCGACGGCCCGCTGAAAGTTCTCGTAACGCAGGTCTATGGCTACCTCCTCGTGTTTCTGGCTGCGGGCATGTTCGTCGGCGAACTGCTCCGGACGAACGGCACACAGCGCCGACAAACCGTGTACCTCCTGGTCGTGTTTTCGATGCTCGTCGGCTCGACGATGGTTAAGGTCGCGGGGGTCGTTCCGATCTATTTCGATCCCACGTCGGTCTTGTACTCGTTTTCCGGACTCTTTTTCGCGTATTCGATTCGAGAACACGGGTTGCTGAAGTTCGTTCCCGTCGCTCGCGAACAGACGTTTGATGAGATTACGGACCCCATCTTCGTGATTGGCTCTTCCGGGCACATCGTGGATGCGAACCGGGCCGGGAGCCAACTGTCTGATCAGAGTGTCATCGGGACCAAAATCGAACAACTCATCTCCGAATCCGCCGTGTCTTCGGACGAACAAGACACCGGCGTCATCAAATTAGAACTGGACGGCGGCACGCGGATATTTTCCATCGAAGCATCCGAAATCGTCTACGGTCGGGGTGTGACCGGGAAAATCGTCGTGTTGAGCGATATTACGGCGCTCAAGGAGCGCGAAGAGGAGTTAGATCTGCTCAAGCAAGTTCTCTCGCGTATCTTCCGGCATAACATTCGGAACGACCTCAACGTAATCGCGGGGTTTGCGGCGATTATCCGAGACTCAACGAACGGCGAGACCGCGCGGTCGGCGGACCGCATTCACACGCGTTCGATGAAAGTCGTTGACCAAGCGGCGAAAGCGCGGAAGATCGAGACCGTGCTGTCGTACGCCGAAACGGACCAGCGCCCGCTCGAAGAGTACCTCTCCAAGGTCAAACAGAACATGCCGGCCGAGCTGTTGAGCTGTGTCTCGTTCGCTGTCGACGACGTCGTACTCGACGCACACCCCCGGTTTGACCTCGCACTCACCGAGTTAATCGAGAACGCTATCTCTCACCACTCCGGCGAGGAGCCGATTGCTGTGCGCGTCACAACCGACGTGTCCCCGACGGACGTGACGATTATCGTCGAGGACAACGGACCGGGGTTACCGCCATCCGAATTCGCCGTGTTAGAAGCCGGCGAAGAGACGGACCTCGAACACGGGTCCGGTATCGGTCTGTGGTTGGTCTACTGGATCGTCTCCCGCTCGAACGGGACGCTCAGTGTGCAGGTCTCCGATTCCGGAACGGAAGTTCGAATCACACTGAATCGACCGGACTCGACCTCTGACGTTTAG
- a CDS encoding glycoside hydrolase family 3 N-terminal domain-containing protein translates to MGSGQSTEARVADLLERMTLREKAGQMVGLHVGSFTVLQRETSWTTTLDDAKDAIRDHQVGSATPFGTGFSPYNTAVVAGRVANQLQRVAVNETRLGIPLLVPVDAIHGHAHIEGATVFPHNLAMAATWNPDLAERAARITAVEMAATGANQNYAPTADVAREPRWGRTYETYGESSSLVEAFVAAETRGLQGESLRDPTSVAATVKHYPASSEPTRGEDTAPVDISMGTLRRVFLPPFERAIDEGVAGVMPMYNALGNEPAHSSTFYLTDLLRDRLGFEGVTCSDWLAVWMLVERHQTAASFAEAVEQVATAGLDIASVGGTQHADTLCELVESGDLPESLLDRSVRRILALKFELGLFEDPYVSPRSAIIDVGSEDHRRVSREAARQSVTLLQNDEETLPLGDVDELFVTGPNADSLDNLLGGWTVFDFDENEGPTVRDGLEHVVDDGTTVTYEPGVGSDESAGRDAVASRAERADATVAVLGEPWYLHEFGPASLRGENGGFPQRNSLELPPAQRDLLDAVAATDTPTVLVLVTGRPLVLTDVLDQVDAVVVAFFPGLEGGRAIADVLVGNTNPSGRLPITFPRSMGDFPVRYDWLPHPSPLGMDEHLPSYDPLFEFGFGLSYTEFTYDSLDVSEETIADGGEVTVSVTVTNTGDRAGTETVQLFGEHRHSSVVTPVRELQGFTKVTLSPGETRTVMITLTADDLRVVKPDGSRTLESGAYELFVGDRTQTLAIS, encoded by the coding sequence ATGGGCTCAGGTCAGTCGACCGAGGCCCGGGTCGCTGACCTGCTGGAGCGCATGACGCTCCGGGAGAAAGCCGGGCAGATGGTGGGGCTGCACGTCGGCTCGTTCACCGTGTTACAGCGCGAGACCTCTTGGACGACGACGTTAGATGACGCCAAAGACGCCATCCGCGACCACCAGGTCGGGTCGGCCACGCCGTTCGGCACCGGCTTCTCGCCGTACAACACCGCCGTCGTCGCGGGCCGCGTCGCGAATCAACTCCAGCGCGTCGCCGTGAACGAGACGCGGCTGGGCATCCCGCTTCTCGTCCCGGTCGACGCGATTCACGGCCACGCGCACATCGAGGGAGCCACCGTGTTCCCGCACAATCTCGCCATGGCGGCGACGTGGAACCCCGACCTCGCCGAGCGCGCCGCGCGAATCACGGCGGTCGAGATGGCGGCGACCGGCGCGAACCAGAACTACGCTCCGACCGCGGACGTCGCCCGGGAGCCCCGATGGGGGCGAACGTACGAGACGTACGGCGAGTCCTCGTCGCTCGTCGAGGCGTTCGTCGCGGCGGAGACGCGGGGCCTCCAAGGTGAGTCGTTGCGCGACCCCACGTCAGTCGCGGCGACGGTGAAACATTACCCGGCGAGCAGTGAGCCGACCCGCGGCGAGGACACGGCACCCGTCGATATCTCGATGGGGACGCTCCGACGCGTCTTCCTCCCGCCGTTCGAGCGCGCCATCGACGAGGGGGTCGCGGGGGTGATGCCCATGTACAACGCGCTCGGGAACGAACCCGCGCACTCCTCGACGTTCTACCTGACCGACCTCCTCAGAGACCGCCTCGGGTTCGAGGGCGTGACCTGTTCCGACTGGCTCGCCGTCTGGATGCTCGTCGAGCGGCACCAGACCGCCGCATCGTTCGCCGAGGCGGTCGAACAAGTCGCGACCGCCGGACTCGACATCGCGTCCGTGGGGGGAACCCAGCACGCGGACACGCTCTGTGAACTGGTCGAGTCGGGCGACCTCCCGGAGTCACTACTCGACCGAAGCGTGCGGCGCATCCTCGCGCTGAAGTTCGAACTCGGGCTGTTCGAGGACCCGTACGTCTCACCGCGGTCTGCAATCATCGACGTGGGGTCCGAGGACCACCGGCGGGTGTCGAGGGAAGCCGCCCGACAGTCCGTGACCCTCTTGCAGAACGACGAGGAGACGCTGCCGCTGGGCGACGTGGACGAACTCTTCGTGACGGGGCCGAACGCCGACTCGCTCGATAACCTCCTCGGCGGCTGGACGGTGTTCGACTTCGACGAAAACGAAGGCCCGACCGTTCGGGACGGCTTGGAACACGTCGTCGACGACGGAACGACGGTGACGTACGAACCGGGCGTGGGTTCGGACGAGTCCGCAGGGAGAGACGCCGTCGCAAGTCGCGCCGAACGCGCCGACGCGACGGTCGCCGTCCTCGGTGAGCCGTGGTACCTCCACGAGTTCGGCCCGGCGTCGCTACGCGGCGAGAACGGCGGCTTCCCGCAACGGAACTCGCTGGAACTGCCACCGGCACAGCGGGACCTACTGGACGCCGTGGCCGCAACCGACACGCCGACGGTCCTCGTGCTCGTCACCGGGCGACCGCTGGTTCTGACGGACGTGCTCGACCAGGTCGACGCGGTCGTCGTCGCGTTCTTCCCCGGTCTCGAAGGCGGTCGCGCGATTGCCGACGTGCTGGTCGGGAACACGAACCCGTCCGGTCGCCTGCCGATTACGTTCCCCCGCTCGATGGGCGACTTCCCGGTTCGATACGACTGGCTTCCGCATCCGAGTCCGTTGGGGATGGACGAACATCTCCCGTCGTACGACCCGCTTTTCGAATTCGGCTTCGGGCTGAGCTACACGGAGTTCACGTACGACTCGCTCGACGTGTCCGAGGAGACCATCGCTGACGGAGGCGAGGTGACCGTGTCGGTGACGGTGACGAACACCGGCGACCGCGCGGGAACCGAGACGGTCCAGTTGTTCGGTGAGCACCGACACAGCTCCGTGGTGACGCCCGTCCGTGAGTTGCAGGGCTTCACGAAGGTCACGCTCTCGCCGGGCGAGACGCGAACGGTGATGATAACGCTCACCGCCGACGACCTCCGGGTCGTCAAACCGGACGGCTCCCGGACGCTCGAAAGCGGGGCGTACGAGCTGTTCGTCGGCGACCGAACCCAGACGCTGGCGATATCGTAA
- a CDS encoding UbiA family prenyltransferase translates to MRVADMRFLFFQLNIWLCLLSAAMVAITGVALGVVPLSVGGGLLLAPLLFYFVYVEDRRGVTAEDEVNQPYRTKLVRRYQTELLVTELLALLGYELVVCLLVFRTGTANVSDLLFAQIPLVVLGSYGWLKRYPTLDSIGVGFTWAFVAVFSVVAATPQPYSLDGVTVFAGWFLITAAGVESRNIQDITGDSQANKTTLAGYLGPNAASLLVRLLKAGGVVVFWVVAGAFAAGLVLCYLLVLSVFRRLTRLHKGGPASETTQKSAGG, encoded by the coding sequence ATGAGAGTCGCGGATATGCGATTCCTGTTTTTCCAGTTGAACATCTGGTTGTGCTTGCTCTCTGCCGCGATGGTTGCAATCACGGGTGTCGCGTTGGGAGTTGTTCCCCTCTCAGTTGGGGGAGGGCTGCTGCTCGCACCGCTCCTGTTCTATTTCGTATATGTCGAAGACCGGCGGGGGGTGACAGCCGAAGACGAGGTGAATCAGCCGTATCGGACGAAGCTCGTGCGACGGTACCAGACGGAACTACTCGTGACGGAGCTACTCGCGCTGCTCGGCTACGAGCTCGTGGTCTGTCTGCTGGTGTTTCGGACGGGGACTGCAAACGTCAGCGACCTACTCTTTGCGCAGATTCCCCTCGTCGTCCTCGGAAGCTACGGCTGGCTGAAGCGCTATCCGACGCTCGACTCTATCGGCGTCGGGTTCACCTGGGCGTTTGTGGCCGTGTTTTCGGTCGTTGCAGCAACGCCGCAGCCGTATTCGCTCGATGGAGTGACCGTTTTCGCCGGCTGGTTTCTTATCACCGCGGCCGGCGTCGAGTCCCGCAACATCCAAGATATCACCGGAGACTCACAGGCGAATAAAACCACGCTCGCAGGGTATTTAGGGCCCAACGCGGCGTCGCTTCTGGTTCGACTGCTCAAAGCGGGAGGGGTGGTCGTGTTCTGGGTTGTCGCCGGGGCGTTCGCTGCCGGGCTTGTTCTCTGTTATCTACTCGTACTCTCGGTGTTTCGCCGGCTCACGCGACTGCACAAGGGTGGCCCGGCTTCGGAGACGACGCAGAAATCCGCCGGCGGCTGA
- a CDS encoding IclR family transcriptional regulator, which translates to MDDSRPADGPRRIKSVQTASEILAAIQRRSDPTFSDVCDELDASKGTVHTYLATLEAEGLVAKVDGRYRLGLRLVTMGETVRNETPLYRAGQVEVDKLAETTSEYVHLTVVSRGKEVTIYESRGDNAVATDYHLRMREAPQYLHCTATGKAMLGHFDDDRVRDIVDDQGLVEQTDNTISDADRLFDELEEIRERGYAVNDEEELRGMRSIGAPIRGVDGDVCGAVSVTAPTSRLSGDRFRSEIPELVMQAANIIEVNLETTTFDPSR; encoded by the coding sequence ATGGACGACAGTCGCCCCGCGGACGGCCCGCGTCGAATCAAATCCGTACAGACGGCGAGCGAGATTCTGGCCGCGATACAGCGGCGGTCCGACCCGACGTTCAGCGACGTCTGCGACGAACTCGACGCCTCGAAGGGGACCGTCCACACCTATCTCGCGACGCTCGAAGCGGAGGGACTCGTGGCGAAGGTCGACGGCCGCTACCGCCTCGGCCTCCGACTGGTCACGATGGGCGAAACCGTGCGCAACGAGACGCCGCTGTACCGCGCGGGACAGGTCGAGGTGGACAAACTCGCCGAGACGACCAGCGAGTACGTCCACCTGACGGTCGTCTCCCGCGGCAAGGAGGTGACCATCTACGAGAGTCGCGGCGACAACGCGGTCGCGACCGACTACCACCTCCGGATGCGCGAGGCCCCGCAGTACCTCCATTGTACGGCGACCGGGAAGGCGATGCTCGGCCACTTCGACGACGACCGCGTCCGCGACATCGTCGACGACCAGGGGCTCGTCGAGCAGACCGACAACACCATCTCCGACGCCGACCGCCTGTTCGACGAACTCGAGGAGATTCGCGAGCGGGGCTACGCGGTCAACGACGAAGAGGAGCTTCGCGGCATGCGCTCTATCGGTGCACCGATTCGCGGCGTCGACGGCGACGTCTGCGGGGCGGTCAGCGTCACCGCGCCGACGAGTCGACTCTCCGGGGACCGCTTTCGCTCGGAAATCCCCGAACTCGTGATGCAGGCGGCGAACATCATCGAGGTGAACCTCGAAACGACCACGTTCGACCCGTCCCGGTGA
- a CDS encoding ABC transporter ATP-binding protein, with product MSVIELADVVKRYQNGEEVIAALDHVDFRADRGEMVTIIGPSGSGKSTMLNMIGLLDTPTEGTVHLDGRNVTDFSEDELTEERRSGIGFVFQDFHLLPMLTATENVELPSMWDTSVDRHDRAQDLLQRVGLGDRLNHTPDQLSGGQRQRVAIARALINEPDILLADEPTGNLDQDTGETILTELTRLKEDENVAIVAVTHDEQMLEYTDSTVRLVDGVVTEVSGR from the coding sequence ATGAGTGTCATTGAACTCGCTGACGTCGTGAAACGGTATCAGAACGGCGAGGAGGTCATCGCCGCGCTCGACCACGTCGACTTTCGCGCCGACCGCGGTGAGATGGTGACCATCATCGGCCCGTCTGGGTCCGGGAAAAGTACCATGCTGAACATGATCGGGCTGCTCGACACGCCGACAGAGGGGACGGTCCATCTCGACGGCCGTAACGTGACCGACTTCTCTGAGGACGAACTGACAGAAGAGCGTCGGTCCGGTATCGGGTTCGTGTTTCAGGACTTCCACCTGCTGCCGATGCTGACCGCGACCGAGAACGTCGAACTCCCCTCGATGTGGGACACCTCGGTTGACCGGCACGACCGCGCCCAGGACCTCCTCCAGCGGGTGGGGCTCGGTGACCGACTCAATCACACTCCCGACCAGCTCTCGGGCGGGCAGCGACAGCGCGTCGCCATCGCGCGGGCGCTCATCAACGAGCCGGATATCCTCCTCGCCGACGAGCCGACGGGGAACCTCGACCAAGACACCGGCGAGACGATTCTGACCGAGCTGACTCGGTTGAAAGAAGACGAGAACGTCGCGATTGTCGCGGTCACCCACGACGAACAGATGCTCGAATACACCGACAGCACCGTCCGACTCGTCGATGGCGTCGTGACGGAGGTCTCCGGACGATGA
- a CDS encoding beta-glucosidase — protein METAEADVETVVDELTLEEKIQLVHGAVDPDGTATGYLPGVDRLGIPEFRLADGPLGVRVNGSPATLFPASIALAATFDPNLAREQGAAMGREANARDQDALLGPGLNLIRVPHCGRNFEYYSEDPVLTAAFAGAAVEGIQSADVIATPKHYVANNQETHRASVNVSVSERALRECYLPGFKAAVDAGAGSVMTAYNCVNDSFMSENRPLVTDVLKGEWGFDGYVVSDWFGAVSTVESANGGLDLEMPGVTRDELWEMFDLEPPEDDDDAVFGETADVSDGMPDMTNTGNFGGPLREAVERGDVPHARLDDMVTRILRQMERIGVLGGGRAASPPEDDGHRELAETIAARGTVLLENDGTLPLADDADVAVIGPGVEEISTGGGSSEMDALHEAPTATGIDARATGSVTVERGVPPIEKVSFFGGDDEGDDQRPDPTLDDAVSAAADTDVAVVVVEDAAAEAVDRDDLTLPGGQDELVEDVAAVNDNTVVVVQSSGPVELPWRDDVSAVLESWYPGQADGDALAAVLFGDADPSGRLPVTFANEEDYPVTDDATFPGIDGEVQYDENLLVGYRYFDATEADPVYPFGYGLSYAAFEYRGAELVDERRVEVTVENVSDRAGREVVQAYVRPSNASDDRPVSELGGFEAVSIPAGETVTVDVDIDDLAFTEYDETAGWTALEGPFTIEIGRSARDVEFELTL, from the coding sequence ATGGAAACCGCCGAAGCCGACGTTGAGACGGTAGTCGACGAACTCACGCTCGAAGAGAAAATCCAACTCGTCCACGGCGCGGTCGACCCGGACGGAACGGCGACGGGCTACCTCCCCGGCGTCGACCGACTCGGAATTCCGGAGTTCAGGCTGGCCGACGGACCGCTCGGGGTCCGCGTCAACGGCTCGCCCGCCACGCTGTTTCCCGCGTCGATCGCCCTCGCGGCGACGTTCGACCCGAATCTCGCGCGCGAGCAGGGGGCCGCCATGGGGCGCGAGGCGAACGCCCGCGACCAAGACGCGCTGCTCGGTCCCGGGCTCAACCTCATTCGGGTGCCGCACTGCGGACGGAACTTCGAATACTACTCCGAAGACCCCGTTCTCACGGCCGCGTTCGCCGGGGCGGCCGTCGAGGGTATCCAGTCGGCCGACGTCATCGCGACCCCGAAACACTACGTCGCCAACAACCAAGAGACACACCGAGCGTCGGTGAACGTGAGCGTCAGCGAGCGTGCGCTCAGGGAGTGTTACCTCCCCGGGTTCAAAGCGGCCGTCGACGCCGGTGCCGGGTCGGTCATGACCGCCTACAACTGCGTCAACGACTCGTTCATGAGCGAGAACCGCCCACTCGTCACTGACGTGCTGAAAGGCGAGTGGGGCTTCGACGGCTACGTCGTCTCCGACTGGTTCGGAGCCGTCAGCACAGTCGAGTCGGCCAACGGGGGGCTGGATCTCGAAATGCCGGGCGTCACCCGCGACGAACTCTGGGAGATGTTCGACCTCGAACCCCCCGAAGACGACGATGACGCCGTCTTCGGCGAGACCGCGGACGTTTCGGACGGGATGCCGGACATGACCAACACCGGCAACTTCGGCGGCCCGCTCCGCGAAGCCGTCGAACGCGGGGACGTCCCGCACGCGCGACTGGACGACATGGTCACGCGGATACTCCGACAGATGGAGCGCATCGGCGTGCTCGGCGGGGGCCGTGCGGCATCGCCACCCGAGGACGACGGCCACCGAGAACTCGCAGAGACCATCGCCGCTCGCGGGACGGTCCTCCTGGAGAACGACGGCACACTCCCGCTCGCGGACGACGCGGACGTTGCGGTCATCGGCCCCGGCGTCGAGGAGATTTCGACGGGCGGCGGGTCATCGGAGATGGACGCGCTCCACGAAGCCCCGACGGCGACGGGAATCGACGCGCGCGCGACGGGCAGCGTCACCGTCGAGCGCGGCGTCCCGCCCATCGAGAAAGTCTCGTTCTTCGGCGGCGACGACGAGGGCGACGACCAGCGACCGGACCCCACACTCGACGATGCGGTCTCGGCGGCGGCGGACACCGATGTCGCCGTCGTCGTCGTCGAGGACGCCGCCGCCGAGGCGGTCGACCGCGACGACCTCACGCTCCCCGGCGGGCAAGACGAACTCGTCGAAGACGTGGCGGCGGTCAACGACAACACCGTCGTCGTCGTCCAGTCGAGCGGCCCCGTCGAACTCCCGTGGCGCGACGACGTGAGCGCGGTTCTGGAGTCGTGGTACCCCGGACAGGCCGACGGCGACGCGCTCGCGGCCGTCCTGTTCGGTGACGCCGACCCATCGGGACGGCTCCCGGTCACCTTCGCGAACGAGGAAGACTACCCGGTGACCGACGACGCGACGTTCCCGGGAATCGACGGCGAGGTGCAGTACGACGAAAACCTGCTCGTCGGCTACCGGTACTTCGACGCGACCGAGGCTGACCCCGTCTATCCGTTCGGCTACGGGCTGTCCTACGCGGCGTTCGAATACCGCGGCGCGGAACTCGTCGACGAGCGCCGCGTCGAAGTCACGGTCGAAAACGTCTCCGACCGGGCGGGTCGCGAGGTGGTGCAGGCGTACGTCCGACCCTCGAACGCGAGCGACGACCGGCCCGTCAGCGAACTCGGCGGCTTCGAAGCCGTTTCGATTCCGGCCGGTGAGACGGTGACCGTCGACGTCGACATCGACGACCTCGCGTTCACGGAGTACGACGAGACCGCGGGCTGGACCGCGCTCGAAGGGCCGTTCACCATCGAAATCGGTCGGTCGGCGCGAGACGTCGAGTTCGAACTGACGCTGTAA
- a CDS encoding class-III pyridoxal-phosphate-dependent aminotransferase, translated as MDRDSVEPTVTSLPGPKASEWVEYHQSTAATSTYVYEFVWDITKDAVGPFCTDPDGNVLLDFTSHVAAAPLGYNNPELRSRLDDLDLVDPMKIAGQDFYVSTGGSPETASLPGPAHLMDRLTDLTDHYGLDTVFLSNSGAEAVENAIKICYDACETPKYGITFDGAFHGRTLGALSLNRSKSVHRRKFPEVSGIHDVPYSMAGLETLRDKLDDTHGHLPADQVAFLILEPVQGEGGYHVPSEAFMREVQAICDEHDIPVIADEIQSGVGRTGELWASDHYDLEPDVITSAKALRVGATVANEALFPDTEARLSSTWGAGDILASIQGTLTLDVIQEQDLMANATEKGTRFRSDLSRLAERTPCLTDVRGLGLMTAVEFDTKDRRDEVLEAALSEGLLTLGCGKRSLRLLPPLDVTDRELDLALECLETALDSVATHRVRST; from the coding sequence ATGGATCGAGACTCAGTCGAGCCGACCGTCACGTCGCTCCCGGGACCGAAGGCCTCAGAGTGGGTCGAGTATCACCAGTCGACCGCCGCGACGAGCACGTACGTCTACGAGTTCGTGTGGGATATCACCAAAGACGCCGTCGGGCCGTTCTGTACCGACCCCGACGGCAACGTGTTGCTGGACTTCACGAGCCACGTCGCGGCCGCGCCGCTCGGCTACAACAACCCCGAACTGCGGTCCCGCCTCGACGACCTCGACCTCGTCGACCCGATGAAAATCGCGGGTCAGGACTTCTACGTGAGCACCGGCGGGTCGCCCGAGACGGCGTCGCTGCCCGGGCCGGCCCACCTCATGGACCGCCTGACCGACCTCACCGACCACTACGGCCTCGACACGGTGTTCCTGTCGAACTCCGGGGCCGAAGCGGTCGAAAACGCCATCAAAATCTGTTACGACGCCTGCGAGACCCCGAAGTACGGCATCACCTTCGACGGGGCGTTCCACGGCCGCACTCTCGGCGCGCTCTCGCTCAACCGCTCGAAGTCCGTCCACCGCCGCAAGTTCCCCGAAGTGAGCGGCATCCACGACGTGCCGTACTCGATGGCGGGCCTCGAAACGCTGCGCGACAAACTCGACGATACCCACGGTCACCTCCCCGCCGACCAAGTGGCGTTCCTCATCCTCGAACCCGTTCAGGGCGAAGGCGGCTACCACGTCCCGAGCGAGGCGTTCATGCGCGAGGTACAGGCCATCTGCGACGAACACGACATCCCCGTCATCGCCGACGAGATTCAGTCCGGCGTGGGTCGGACCGGCGAACTGTGGGCCTCGGACCACTACGACCTCGAACCGGATGTCATCACCAGCGCGAAGGCGCTTCGGGTCGGCGCGACGGTGGCGAACGAAGCGCTGTTCCCCGACACCGAAGCGCGACTGTCATCGACGTGGGGTGCGGGCGACATCCTCGCGTCGATTCAGGGCACGCTGACGCTCGACGTCATTCAGGAACAGGACCTCATGGCGAACGCGACCGAAAAGGGCACGCGGTTCCGCTCGGACCTCTCTCGGCTCGCCGAGCGGACCCCCTGTCTCACTGACGTGCGTGGCCTCGGGCTGATGACTGCCGTCGAATTCGATACCAAGGACCGTCGCGACGAGGTCCTCGAGGCCGCGCTGTCCGAGGGGCTTCTCACGCTCGGCTGCGGTAAGCGGTCGCTTCGCCTCCTGCCGCCGCTCGACGTGACCGACCGCGAACTCGACCTCGCACTCGAATGCCTCGAAACCGCCCTCGACAGCGTCGCGACTCACCGCGTCAGGTCGACCTGA
- a CDS encoding ABC transporter permease: protein MSVVDFLWRFPSVQMAWRNLGRNKLRTMLAALGIIIGVVSICSLGMATAAIQQQATSQLGSIGNEVSITSGQDSDTDGVTDDQVDTIRNLVTDAEVVPQKTNSTTISSRNGREVRVSVTGVTNAAALYNLTSGEAPSRLLSGALLSNSTATTLGIEEGDPVEYDGQLYRVQGLIEEENAFGFGGGELVLPESGLSDQNHYNTVTVVAEDSATAIEIGGELDQYFNTEDEEELSINTFGNAGQVGGFLETLSLALLAIGGISLVVASVAILNVMLMSTVERRGEIGVLRAVGIRRSEVLRMILTEAALMGTLGGLVGATLSLAAGLVIFQMITGDPLGALQWSSAQYLVYGFGFAVVASVLSGIYPAWKAANDRPVDALRG from the coding sequence ATGAGCGTCGTTGATTTCCTCTGGCGCTTCCCCAGCGTCCAGATGGCGTGGCGGAACCTCGGCCGGAACAAACTGCGGACGATGTTGGCCGCGCTCGGCATCATCATCGGCGTCGTCTCGATCTGTTCGCTCGGAATGGCGACGGCTGCGATTCAACAGCAGGCGACGTCACAGTTGGGAAGTATCGGCAACGAGGTGTCGATAACGTCCGGTCAGGACAGCGACACGGACGGGGTGACCGACGACCAGGTCGATACGATACGGAATCTGGTGACCGACGCGGAGGTCGTCCCCCAGAAGACGAACTCGACGACGATCTCTTCACGAAACGGACGGGAGGTGAGGGTAAGCGTCACCGGGGTGACGAACGCGGCAGCGCTATACAACCTCACGTCCGGCGAAGCACCCTCCCGGCTGTTGAGCGGCGCGCTCCTCAGCAACAGCACCGCCACGACACTCGGGATTGAGGAGGGCGACCCCGTCGAGTACGACGGCCAACTGTACCGCGTACAGGGGCTCATCGAGGAAGAAAACGCGTTCGGCTTCGGCGGCGGTGAACTGGTGTTACCCGAGTCCGGCCTCTCCGACCAGAACCACTACAACACCGTGACGGTCGTCGCCGAGGATAGCGCGACCGCGATAGAGATCGGTGGGGAGCTGGATCAGTACTTCAACACCGAAGACGAAGAAGAACTCAGCATCAACACGTTCGGGAACGCGGGCCAAGTCGGCGGGTTCTTGGAGACGCTTTCGCTCGCCTTGTTGGCCATCGGCGGCATCTCGCTCGTCGTCGCGAGCGTCGCCATCCTCAACGTGATGCTGATGAGCACGGTCGAACGCCGCGGGGAAATCGGCGTCCTCCGCGCCGTCGGCATCCGCCGCTCCGAAGTGCTGCGGATGATTCTGACGGAGGCCGCCCTGATGGGCACACTCGGCGGGCTCGTCGGGGCGACCCTTTCGCTTGCGGCGGGGCTCGTCATCTTCCAGATGATTACTGGAGACCCGCTCGGAGCGCTCCAGTGGAGCAGTGCGCAGTATCTGGTGTACGGGTTCGGGTTCGCCGTCGTTGCGAGCGTCCTCAGCGGGATTTACCCCGCGTGGAAAGCGGCGAACGACCGGCCGGTCGACGCATTGAGAGGCTGA